A segment of the Salmo trutta chromosome 3, fSalTru1.1, whole genome shotgun sequence genome:
CAGTACTTAACAAGTCCATTGAGTCTGCCAGGGTTGTATAAGTAACACGACTGTCTGCTCTAAATGGGGTCAAGGGGCAGTGGATGTAAACCCAAATCAGATGTGTGTGATGGATGGTCATAAGATACCCAATCGATGAAGTGCTAAGACCTGTGACATGCAGGAGGCTTATATGACATTGTTGTGGATGTGGTGTCAGTGTAATTGTAGAACATGATGTTCACCCTGCATGTCATGATGACCTAATTATTGTAAGGTCGTtttaattcccccccccccccccaattcctCTCCAGGACAAAGTGGGTGGGGAGACTGGCCAACATTAATCACAGATTTGTTCATCCCTCTCTTTGGGATTTCTATCATCTCTGTTGAAATTATAAAATTAATACAAATATTGAATCATTTTTCTTTCGAATAAAAAGATTTCCAAATAAGGCCAATGTGATTGAAGATTAGTGTGCTTAACACCTGCTTCACATTGATCAAAAGATCATTACAAAAACAATGTAACAGAAACATCTGAAGTTTGTACACCTATAAAATAAATATTGTAACATCTTTAATATTCCAGTGTTTGGTAAAATATTGTTACAGGGTGTGACATTGACAATGTTTGTGACCTTGTTCAACCTGTTTAATAAgcggaggtaaaaaaaaaataaaaaatcccatgCCCCAGTTGATAACCCGGGATAAGCAGTTTAATCAGTGTAGGCCTAATGGATATCATCATTCCAATTAAGCCTGTCAAAATATAATTGCAATATTTAATCAGTTTAAGGAATCTGTAGCAGCAATTATTGAGCAGTCCAGGATAGTTATGCAGTCTATCCCTAGAAGGAAGCGTTCGAACTGTTGCCTGGCAGAACACTGTATTGAGATTACTGCTTTTGGCAGTGTTGAATGCCAATTGCCAAATCACCAAAAGGGGCTCCCCAACAGGTGTGTCAAGGAAAACGACAATGTAAGGTTAATTAAAGAGGTGCATTATCACACGTACACTATATGATTTTAACGGAGAATATGGTAGCAGTTCTTCATATATAGGTTGATATGATAGGGAGGAGTGTTCCTTAAGGCAGGTCCCTACGCTATCGAAGAATTTGATCACATCTAAAACAAAATCATAATTCCCAGGGGAACTGGTGGTGAATCCAAAGCAATGCAGGGTGCCCCACAGCGAAGTTCCCGCCTCATTATGTTACTCCTGCTATCATAAATACAGACCTTAACTGGCACTTCCACAGTTTATGTCAGGGAAAAGGGCAGAGTCAGATACACGGACGCAGCAATCCATCCCATTGGCAGTCAGAACATAATAGGACTTGCAGGCATCTCATAACGGTAAGTGCTAACGACTCTACGTCTCAGACGGGATTTTACACGGTGACCCTACCCAGCAACAATTCGAAAGGTCTTTGAGGTTCAAGCGGATTCGGTATTATTTACTGCAACATTCCAGATTTGACAAGGACTATAAAAACCATCGCTGTAGCTTTTACGAATCAATCACTTTCTGAACCTCAGCAGTGAAGAAGCGGGTATATTATGGTTGAATTATTTCTTGCTTCATTCTAACAACTTCTATTAGGCTAATAGTTTCTCGAATAGACCTACATGTATTGGACTATCATTTTCCCATATGCCATTTCTCCCTGTGGCCTAGAATATTCGTAACATCCCCGGCCCATACGGGTGTGAAAGGCTGTAGTAATCACtgcatattttattttttacctcaGACGCGAAATGGACTTCGATCTGCCACCCACTTTTCCAGCCAGCGGTATCGCATGGGAGAGGGTCCTGCCGCCTCTTCTTCCCGGGCTGAACGGGACATTCGGGCTGTACTCATTCACGCCGTCGGAGCTGCTCACCCCAGTGACGGAGCACACTGGCGCTGCACAGGTAGGTTTATACCCGTTGCTCTAATTTCTCACTGATTAAACCATTTCTGGATtcatttttcatgactttgttcTGTATCAATGAGGTAGCCTTGATTAATTAATTTTATGTTTTACTTTCTATATTCTACTGACATTTTAATGAATGCCCATTTACTGCAGGTGCTCTTGCATTTTCTTATCGTTTAAATAGAATTACAGAAGAAGATTAAACCAGCAGTAATAGAGCAGCAATAGTGTCAATCTGAGTAGTAATATTGGGTATCTTCCCCTGTTACCAGGTGTGTTGTGACCACAGTCGATTCACAGTTCAGGTTGATGTGAAACACTTCAACCCAGAGGAGCTGATGGTCAAGGTGACGGGAGACTTTGTGGAGGTCCAAGGGAAACACAAAGAGAAAAAAGTAAGCAACTACTGTGTTACATGTATTATGCAAGAGTTGTTCTCTGTTCATAATCACACTGCCCTGGTGTGATGAGACATTGAATATAGCCTGGTTGCTATGCAGTCTGTTTCTGCTTCAGACAACTACTGACCAAACAGACTGGAAACCAGGCCACTTGTTAGCCTGAAAACGAGCATTCCTCACTGACTGTGTTCACTATAAACGTGTGTTTGCAGGATGGGTCAGGGCTGGTGACACGACAGTTCAACCGGCGCTACAGGATTCCAGAGGGAGTGGACTCCATGGCTGTGGAGTCGGCTGTGTCGCCTGAAGGCATCCTCATCATATCTGCCCCTATGTTGCAGAGGGAGAACTCCAGACACCTGTCCCACTCAGAACCATGAGCATACACACCATAGGAACAAACACACAATCCATAGGAACCAGTGTTGTGGGGGGGTAgtaaactacatgtagttcaactagtaatttaactacattttgcagtagcttggtggcaGTTCATATCTTGGTAGTATTTAGTAGTTCGCTACACGGCAAAAAAAGttaactacacactacttttttgCAAATAgaaaatatgggtgaagtaggcaataATTTCCCTTTCTTTTTCAGTATTACCCCTTTCAAATTCTCATTTGAAACAGTTGTTTAATTTAATAtgttaaattacacattctgttaacatcttaCTCtagagtgatctgttcttgcaatttgtagtctgacatttcaaatttaAATATAGTTTATCGCAAAGTAGTTTGCAATTTTTCAAATTAACTTTagttaaagaaaataaaaatgtagttaTGGGTaactttagtgtagcttaacttcttccagtgtgaagtaattggtagcttggtaaactgtACACACACCAAATAAGGATAGAAGCAAAAATACAGGCACGCTCTCCTCCAACAGACATATCAAACACTCACCAAGGAGTTGGTGCCTGCCTGTACCAAAACACCCATTAACTAAGCCGTCACACCATTAAAAttccctgctctctcgctctgaGGTTTGTACATATTAACAGGACAGATTCCTCATTTAAAAGCATGCCTCATCCTAAAGAATCACATTTAACTCATCAATCTTAATATTTTTATGGAACCATTCATTGTAAATATGAtataaaacaattaaaaatgtTGATTTGATTGTGTGGTGTGTCAATGCCCTCTAAATCATGTGTAAATGTTATAACACTCAGATTATCAAGTATGTTCACAAAACCCAACAGTAAGGTTGTTGTATATTTTCTAACTAGTCATTGTAAAAAGAGaatttgttaacaaaaaataaatgcACTATATATTTCGGTAGAAAAATAAAAATGCTGTTGAATtgattgttgtttttgttccatgtGTGTGCTCACCACCAGTGATCACGCTTCCTGGAATTCATCCAACAGTGACTCCACCTCGCTGAAAGAAAAAACATCTATTTTTAGAGCATGTTCCAAGGTTGCTTCAACGCTTTGCATAGCCAAATATTATATCACTCTAGGAACCATATCTGTGTCTGCAATGAGAAAAAAAAAGGTACAATTTTACTCCAAAGACAAAACAATCAGCGTAACACATGATTTAacaacacagtgcattcggaaagtattcggaccccttgacttttcccacatttttttatgttacagctttattctaaaatagattcaatcgttttttcccttcaatctacatacaatatccCACAATATCCCAGaatgaccaagcaaaaacaggtttttagaattttttgcaaatgtattacaaataaagaactgaaatatgacatttacataagtattcagaccctttactcagtactttgttgaagcacctttggcagcaataacaaccgagtcttcttgggtatgacgctacaagcttggcacacctgtatttggggagtttctcccattgttctctgcagatcctcaagctctgtcaggttggatggggagcatcgctgcacagctattttcaggtctctccagagatgttcgatcaggttcaagtccgggctctggctgggccactcaaggacattcagagacttgtcccgaagtcactcctgcattgtcttggctgtgtgcttagggtcattgtcctgttctaaaaacttgtttttgctttgtcattatgggatattgtgtgtagattgctgaggattttttttgtatttaaaccattttagaataagactgtatacagtgccttcagaaagtattcatacccctggacttattccacattttgttctgttacagcctgaattcacaaTTGATGAAAAAAAATTCTCAACCAtctatgtttttagaaattattcacatttattgaaaatgaaatacagaaatttgtagacgcacctttggcagtgattacagctgtgaatctttctgggtaagtctctaagagcttttaaCACCTGGATTGcgtaacatttgcccattattaatttcaaactctgtcaaatgggttgttgatcattgcgagacaaccattttcaggtcttgccatagattttcaagtcgatttaattcaaaactgttactcagccactcaggaacattgacCTTCTTGGAaaccaactccagtgtagatttggccttatgttttaggttactgtcttgctgacaggtgaatcggcgtacacatcacggacaaactgaaatagtccacccacacagacagcgtctcttcaacctcagggggctgaagaaatttggcttgtcaccgaaaacccttacaaacgtttacagatgcacaatcgagagcatcctgtcgggctgtatcaccacctggtacggcaactgcgccgcccacaaccgtaaggttcaccagagggtagtgaggtctgcacaatgcatcaccggggacaaactacctgccctccaggacacctacagcacccgatatcacaggaaggccaaaaagatcaaggacaacaaccacccgagccactgcctgttcaccacgctatcatccagaaggcgagatcagtgcatcaaagctgggacgtagagactgaaaaacagcttctatctcaaggccatcagactgttaaacagccatcactaacagagtggctgctgccaacagactcaaatctctagccactttaataattcatgtaataaattggatgtaataaatgtatcacttgtcactttaaacaatgccactttctatcatgtttacataccctacattactcatctcatatgtatatacactgtactctataccatctactgcatcttgcctatgccgcacagccatagctcatccatatatgtacatattcttattcatccctttacacttgtgtgtatacaaggtagttgtgaaattgttagattacttgttagctattactgcactgtcggaaatagaagcacaagcatttcgctacactcgcagtaacatctgctaaccatgtgtatgtgaccaataaaatttgatttgaattcatctcccagtgtctggtggaaagtagactgaagcaggttttcctctaggattttgcctgtgtttagctccatttagttttttttatcctgaaaaactccccagtccttaacgattacaagcatacccataacataatgcagccaccactatgcttgacaatatggagaatggtactcagtaatgtgttgtattggatttgccccaaacatagcactttgtattcaggacaaaaagtgaatttctttgccacattttttgcagttttatctTTTAATACCTTATTGCAAACacaatgtatgttttggaatatttttattctgtacaggcttccttcttttcactgtcatttaggttagtattgtggagtaactacaatgtggtTGACCAATCCCCAGTtatttcctatcacagccattaaactctgtaactgttttaaagtcaccattggcctcatggtgaaatccctgagcggcttctttcctctccggcaaatgagttaggaaggacggctgtatctttgtagtgactgggtgtattgatacaccatccaaagtgtaactaataacttcactatgctcaaagggatactcAATGTCTgctttctttcttcctctttgtttacccatctaccaatatatgcccttctttgcgaggcattggaaaacctccctggccaTTGTGgtcgaatctgtgtttgaaattcactgctcaactgagggaccttaaagataattgtatgtgtggggtacagagatgaggtagtcattcagaaatcatgctaaacactattattgcacacagattgagatcatgcaacttattatgtgacttgttaagcatatttttactcctgaatttatttaggcttgccataacaaaggggttgaatacttgacgcAAGACatttttcagcttttaatttttcattaatttgtaaagatttctaataacataattccactttgacactatggggtattgtgtaagccagtgccccccaaaaaatctcaatttaatccattttaaattcaggctgtaacacaaaatgtggaaaaaagtgaatactttctgaaggcactgtaattaccCTGAAAATATATTAAGTTCATTATCTTAATGAGTAATGGAAAGGTCAATGAAATAAATGCCTGTATAAATAAATGTACTGTATCTAGGGAACATATACCAGTACTTTACCTGATTTGCTCCTTCACCCACTCTCTGCTGCCTTAAGACCTTCAGTAAGGGGTCGTCTTTAAACTTCTGCTCGTCTGAATCTtaagggggggaaaaaatatgCAGTTAAAATGTCACTGTGCAGATAACAAAAGTAACTTTAGGAGCAGTTGATTCCATGACCGATTCTTTTTGTTCTAACTTTAGTTACTTTCCAGCAAAGCTATGCCAGGTGGTCATAATATGTTATATTAGATCACATGTTAATTGTACAAAGGTTTTAAATAGCCAGAAATGTACACATGAACACCAGCAAGGTGAAGTGAAAATAGATAACTGTCACTGGTCCACACGGTCAATGTACTCCTGTAACAGAAGACTATGGCATCACTCAATTGATATGCCGCCCTATATAGTTAGCAAAAGACCCCTTTAGCATTTAGGTGCAAAATCCTAACTTATTATTTAGAGTAAGTAATGCATGTATAGGAATGGGATTTTCAGGAAAAAGTTCTTTTGGATTCAGTCCTGGTGGAACTTGACTGGAggctatatatacactgtattatACAGCCAGAGTCTATTCCACCTCTGCTACCTAGAGAGTTAAGGTCAGCAGTCCCCACTGCACCAGGCAGTCTCACCTTCAGCCTCCTGCAGCAGCTGAGCTACGACCTCCCGGGGCTGCTGTGCACTGGGAGGCGGGGCGGGGGACTGTGGGGGCGTGTATCTGGGAGAGTCAGAGGACACAGGGGTTCTGGGCGGGTCCGGAGAGTCCGTGGTCAGGAACAGTACCTATGAAACTACCTGCCAAGGTAAATTAATATGCTTTACTCAACTAATATCTTTATTTAAATTAAACTAACCTGGATAAATTAATAAAGTAAATGAATATTATTGTAACACTGAAAAATGAATAACAGTCTTTCTTCAATGTATTAATGGCATCTAGCATCGGTGATGCTGATGACCCACGGTGTTAACTGACCTGTCCCAGGGTAATGTGTATGGGAGAGGGTGGTGGCCCTCTCTCACTACCCCTGGCCCGCTTTCCTGTTGCCCCCAGTCTCTGCTGggctcatctctccatggggtgAACCTGTCTTTACCTCTGGTGCTGTGTTGGCTCACACTCCAATCTGTAAAGCTGGGCCTCTCAGCATGGTCCGCATCACCAACGTGATGCCCACAGAGATATTATCATTGAGTTTTCCGACTGGGCCACATAACGCATCTGCTTCACATGTCATTCAATCAAAATGTCACCCCTATTAGATACAGGTCATACCTGACTGATTTCTTCTTTCTGCAGGACGGCCCTGTCCGcttctcactcctctcctcctgtagCGTCTCCTTTTTTGTCCTCTCGGTTCTCCTCTGTTGAACTGCCCACTATTCCTCTGTAGTCTCAGACGAGGCGGGCGGTGGTGGAGAGGACTCATGTTTACTCGTGGGCTCCTCAGTGGAGGTGTCTGTGGAGCTGAACTGGGCTTTGGGCTGCCTGGCGGTCCGGTCGGCCCAAGAGACCTCCCTCCTCTTTGGCCTCCTCTggtggctgggtggaggggacaGGGGCTGAGCAGTATAAGGAAGGATGTCACAGAGGAGGTGCATGTGGGGACAGACCAGGGTATCCGGCTGCAACTTGGAGACGGTGGGgttggagatggggagggagagggcagcTGCAAGGGGGAACGGTCCATGGGGGACACTGGTCTCCTGGGGGGCTGGGGTGAAGGAGCGGGTAACTATATGAGTGGAATATGCAGGGTGGGAATTCCGCTGTACCTAACGAAGGGAAACAAATCAAATTATCTGTGATTAGCTAAATGCATTGGAAAATCCTACCACACAATGGCAGACATTTCAAAGAGACTTCAAAACATATTTCTAATAGCAGGTGTAGTAGACAGGGGGGTAAGTACCTTGTGTGCCTGCCAGCTGACAGAGTGCTGATGAAGGGTGTGAACCTGCTGTGGGTGTGACTGAAACCACTGACTGGCCTGCTCCATCTTCCTCCTCAGACGCCACTGAAACAGGATGTCCTCCTCTGGGCGTGTGCGAGGGTCAGGGGGACCAACCAAGGACAGTTTGGGCATGAGCTGAGCTTAGGTTCCCCACAACTTGAGGAAACGATTGCACAAGAGGAATTATTGCAATGTGTATTCAGATATAAAGTGAGAAGAAAGAAAGTTGCAAAAGGAAAGTAAATCGTGACCATGAGAAATGAGGGACATGGCAAGAGCACAGAATAACAGTGGCTCTGGGAGTTTGAAAAAGCAATATCATGTGGTTGAGACAAGGGAAATTCATGCAAATCAGATGTTTTGAACTTCCCAACCCCCATGGCTCACCAGTGGTTGAGTTGATAAGACTGGTAATTATAGGCCTTCGGATTGGCTCATCTATGCTCACAGGGGAGGACAAATTGGAGCAGCCCAGGCCCTCAGAGCTGATGGGGATAGATCCACTACTGAGTGAGTGCTCACTGAaaacataaaatgtattttttgtaagaCTAATCCAATTCTCCACATTGCAACTGACTGAATTACAtttaattgaccccaaccctgctcaGTGTATTCCATTTCTCCCAGCATATCTACCTCTGTGTAGCAGACTACTGGCCTTCTCCTGTAGATGCAGTATCTCAGAGTCTCCAAGGTCACCGTGAGAGGAGTCTGACAGGCCCTGCCAGGGCATCAGAAAGAGAGAGGCCAGTGAGTGCACCAGAGGCACCATTTCTATCACCAACATTCTAGAACATTCACAATGTTGTTTAACTGAGACCTCAGCGGGTTCCGTTTTGAAAACGCTTTATGGATCAGTTCTATAAAAGTTCATGTCAGTTGCATATCGAGTTTAGGGCATTCCCTCAGGAATATGCAGCAAGCTGGATATGGAGCGGTGTTTTGACCAGAAGGGGTATCAACAAAGGCATCAAACACAGTTGCATAATCAAAGGGAACAGCTTCTAACTAGTTCATATAAACACATTGGTTGGGCAGGACATGTCGTCTGGTGTTGGTATGCAAATATTTATGAGAGGCACTCTGCATGAGGAGTCTTTCTTCCAATACATCTCAGCCATTCTGGCTCTTGCACACTTGACAGCATTACATAAACCTGTCCAATACCAATATATCTCACCATCTCAAACACAAACTCTTACCAAAACATAGCATGAACAGAACAATGTTGTTCTGATTAACACCACTAGATGGCTACACTGACCCCACCAATTTAATTTACACTTGTAACGACAAGGTTCGTCGCACACCATGGCACTAAGATCAAGGAGTCCCCTGCATGGGGAGAGGGTGGTGCCATGCCAAAACTGCCCAACTGGACTGAGGGTGGTGGCTGAGTCTTTTCTAAGGGAAAGGCCTGTGTACATAAAGAAATAGGGAATGAATGAGAAATTGTATTTtactgtttatacacacacaacaaatgtatttatattctgGATTCTTGATATATctcactctaatatatctactgctgtacatatttATCCAGTGTATAGATTGCATTTTGAtagtgctatttgggttgttaactGGATTCGTCCTGACATTCTTGATTTCTTtccttaaatatatatttttttaattgtttgacatttgactgcattgttaggagctagtgacATAAGATGTTCactgcacccgctataacatctgctaaactgtgtacacgaccaataaactttgatttgaaatggaGAGCAGAGCAAGACAGTAGGTCAAATGCATCACAACGGTCACTAGATTCCTTGTTTTATAGAGCCAACAAAACATTTAGTGAGTTTCAATGAGATGTAAAGAACAATGAATGATCCAAGTGAAGTACCTTTGTCAGTGGTTTGAGTGGGTGTAGAAcaggagggtagaggggaggaggacagcCACCAGAAAGGCTGCTGGCCCTCTCCCACCATCGCCGACATCTGCAGATGTTCCTCTTGACTCTACGGCCTTCCGTGACAAAAGCGTTCAATGTACCTGGAAAAGGAATTATTGTAGTTACTAATGAGACATGTAAAGGGCATAACACCATAAAGCAATACAAAAATACTATACTCGTCAACTGCAAGCTTATTGTGGATATTATTATACACACTACAATGAAGACATACATAAGGATGCAGGGTCACAAATACTGTATGACATGTCACAAATAAAACATAAATTACCATTATGTAATTTGAGAAATAGTATTAAGCATACTTTGCCAACACTGAATCTTCCTGCTCTCCTCCCCCAGTGGAGACCAGGGACTTTCCTGATGTTGGGtcctgtgtcagtgtgtctgtgttcgGGGAGGCGGCAGTGTATGCCGGGGAGGACACAAGATCAGTGGAGGGCCAGGACTCTAAGAAAGTACGCTGGGCCTCTGTGGCAGGAGGACAGAGGACAAAGTGGTTGGCTGCCCCAAGGAAGCACAGGTCCTCTAGGGTTAGTGAGTGcgtctggagaggaggagggctggACAGCTGGGCAAGGCCAACAGGGTTCAGGTCTAAGACAAACCAGGAAAAAAAGCTAAAGTTTGATCAGGAGACTATACTGACAATCCATATATTTACTGTATTGGAGTATGTGTATTTGGAAAAGACCCCGACAGCCCCATAGTTCAGTTCTTACGTTTTTCCTCTGTTGCTTTGGaagcaaaaatctctgaagctggagactcatatctccctcactagctttaagcaccagctgtcagagcagctcacagatcactgcacctgtacatagcccatctgtaaacagcccatctatctacctacctcatccccatactgtatttatttatattgctcctttgcaccccagtatctccacttgcacattcatcttctgcacatctaccattccagtgtttaattgctatattgtaattacttcaccaccatggcctatttattgccttaacttacctcatttgcactcactgtatatagacttgttatcttttgttctactgtattattgactgtatgttttgtttattccatgtctaactctgttgttgtatgtgtcgaattgctatgctttatcttggccaggtcgcagttgcaaatgagaacttgttctcaactagcctacctggttaaataaaggtgaaataaatggtGCATGAGGGGTTGTAATGTGTTTTTCCCAGTGGCGGGTCTGGCGGAAAGGGATTCTTCCTCGTGAACAGAGCAGCACCACTAAGAGATGAAGAGAGACAAAAGGTGACCATTTTCATTGTGGTAAAAACACATCGTTCTGGTTTTGAAAACGGTAGCTCCGCATTCCTTTTCATTTGTTCCACGTCTCACCTGGATTTCATGCACCAACTCACACACTGGGCAGAGAAGTGTTATAGCCCACATGTAGACTACTCTTTGTTATAATCATAGAATGAGACAGTGTTAAAGTGTGTGTCAGGTAAATAGTTAGCACACATGCACTTGATTTAACAAGAGAGTGAAAAGAGCTAGCTGGCACTGCAAAAAAGTTATCCctgtaacttagctagctaacagcattGCAGTTTAAAACTAGTTTGTTCATTTAGAAAGGCTAGATCGCTGACACCGACAAcgtattaaatagtttttaaaAAGCACGTACTTTCCATGTAAATGTTACTTGAGCATCTCGATTTGATCACTGCCTGGGTTGATTCaatgaaagaaaaacacactGCGCCTTCCGGGTTTTTATCTGGCTTAGACTTGAGTCAGTTACCAGGCAACCAAACGGCTAAATAAAATAGTTCGATTAGGAAAATCATATACATAGTCTAGACAATTAGTTCTACTTTTCTAAATGTTACATTCCTCGTAGGAAAGCCTTTTCTTCAACTATTTGACAGATTCGATAATCTTGAGTTTATCTTTACCGAGAACATCATTATCAACAACAATCGATTCTGGCCAATCTACAGAAAGTTGGTAGTGACAGACATCGATCTGGACCAATGATAGTCGTGTAGTCGACTCCACATTGTCCAACCAGCAGGCAGGAAACGACCTGCGCGCGGAAGAGGAAAGTCTACTGAAACAAATCCGACCACCGCGCTAGccaggcagctagctagctagttgttggAGGGTAACAAAACTACGTTCTATGTATAGATACGTGGCCTTTAGACATTAATTCGACAATAATGTTCTGCTGATGAAACGTTATGTAACAAATAGACACAAGTCGAATAATGCGGCTACACACGCTTATTCAAGAAAAGACTGCTTCAATTTGcgttagctaacgttaattaGCTACTTAAGCTACTTTTTAGGTTCGGTATCCAGGCACAAGAACAGTGTCCCTTTGGGTCATTTGACGTTAATATCTAGAAACATTTTGAATCAGTGTTTCCCCGTATATAATCAATTTAGCAAGCTTGTTGTTGTAGCTAGCTACCAACTAACTTGtattttatcttttgttttggGGATTTCTGAATGTCAGTGTGGACGGGCAGACGGATCATGCATCACGTCAAGATCAAGACTGAGAAGCCAGGTGAGAGCTTGAATATTTCAAATCCAAATACCCATTCAGCTGACGATAGTGGTATCTACTGGAATTATTATATCTCTCCTAAGTAAAGTCGACTGTTAATTTATATATGACAGATGCAGAGGG
Coding sequences within it:
- the LOC115164558 gene encoding alpha-crystallin B chain — its product is MDFDLPPTFPASGIAWERVLPPLLPGLNGTFGLYSFTPSELLTPVTEHTGAAQVCCDHSRFTVQVDVKHFNPEELMVKVTGDFVEVQGKHKEKKDGSGLVTRQFNRRYRIPEGVDSMAVESAVSPEGILIISAPMLQRENSRHLSHSEP